A part of Populus alba chromosome 8, ASM523922v2, whole genome shotgun sequence genomic DNA contains:
- the LOC118052416 gene encoding protein GET4: MSRQRPGKAPLPPAEVNIEKLENVINEGNYYGAQQMYKSISARYVSAQRHSEALDILHSGACLQLKNSQVTCGSELAVIFVETLVKAKVPYDDDVLDRIRKIYKTFPQIPLPQDLGEDDDMQQLNEALGAAKTRVECCLSFLKAAIKWSAEFGAHRNGSPEIHFMLAEYVYSESPELDMTRVSYHFVRGNNPKKFASTIVNFMGKCYPGEEDLAIARAILMYLSMGNLRDANFLMDELKKHAQYKEHDLPQSDLIQFINYLLPTLQRDALPLFNMLRTNYKSSIDREPAFNELLDEIAELFYGVQRRNPLQGMFGDIFQMMG; this comes from the exons ATGTCGCGACAAAGACCAGGGAAGGCTCCTCTGCCTCCAGCTGAAGTG AATATTGAGAAATTGGAGAATGTGATAAATGAGGGTAATTACTATGGAGCTCAACAGATGTACAAGTCTATCAGTGCAAG ATATGTATCTGCTCAAAGACATTCTGAAGCTTTGGACATTCTTCACTCGGGTGCGTGCCTCCAGCTGAAAAACAGCCAG GTTACTTGTGGGTCGGAGCTTGCTGTGATCTTTGTGGAGACGCTTGTTAAAGCAAAAGTTCCTTATGATGATGATGTTCTTG ATCGCATCAGAAAAATCTATAAGACATTTCCTCAGATACCTTTGCCACAAGACTTGGGGGAAGatgatgatatgcaacaactcAATGAAGCCCTTGGGGCTGCAAAAACACGTGTCGAGTGCTGCTTGTCATTCTTAAAAGCTGCTATCAA gtgGTCTGCAGAGTTTGGAGCTCATAGGAATGGATCTCCAGAAATACATTTTATGCTAGCTGAATATGTTTATTCTGAATCTCCTGAGCTG GACATGACTAGAGTATCATATCATTTTGTTAGAGGCAACAACCCAAAGAAGTTTGCATCTACTATAGTAAATTTTATGGGCAAG TGTTATCCCGGTGAAGAAGATTTGGCTATTGCACGAGCAATTTTAAT GTATTTATCAATGGGTAATCTCAGAGATGCTAATTTTCTGATGGACGAGCTAAAGAAACATGCACAGTACAAGGAGCATGACCTTCCCCAATCAGATTTGATCCAATTCATCAATTATCTTCTGCCAAC GTTGCAGAGAGATGCTTTACCACTTTTTAACATGCTGAGAACAAATTATAAGTCAAGTATAGACAGAGAACCTGCATTCAACGAG CTACTAGATGAAATTGCAGAGTTGTTCTATGGAGTACAACGTAGAAATCCCTTGCAAGGGATGTTTGGAGATATTTTCCAG ATGATGGGCTGA
- the LOC118052418 gene encoding uncharacterized protein, protein MSSKTLQASKIYRDLLKSVNKHIGKEGYKNHFGNYITQEFRKNCNVLDQSSVQQKLKLARDYTFLLNSVQHHKELLFSYNIAVDRSDEMKKTLRKSAGSVGLQLPEVYQS, encoded by the exons ATGAGTTCCAAGACATTACAAGCTTCAAAGATATATAGGGATCTTCTCAAATCTGTCAACAAACACATAGGCAAAGAAGGGTATAAGAATCATTTTGGAAACTATATAACGCAAGAGTTTAGAAAGAACTGCAATGTTTTAGACCAATCTTCTGTTCAGCAAAAGCTTAAGCTTGCTCGTGATTACACTTTCTTACTTAACAGCGTGCAGCATCACAAG GAGTTGCTGTTCTCGTACAACATTGCTGTGGATAGATcggatgaaatgaaaaaaacactacGAAAATCAGCTGGAAGTGTAGGTCTTCAGCTTCCGGAGGTTTATCAGTCTTGA
- the LOC118052419 gene encoding salt stress-induced hydrophobic peptide ESI3 yields MGSETFLEVILAIILPPVGVFLRYGCGVEFWICLLLTILGYIPGIIYALYVLVG; encoded by the exons ATGGGTTCAGAGACCTTCCTAGAAGTGATATTGGCGATTATCCTTCCACCCGTCGGGGTCTTCCTGCGTTATGGCTGTGGA GTGGAGTTTTGGATATGTTTGCTGTTGACCATACTGGGATATATTCCAGGGATTATATATGCCCTTTATGTCTTAGTTGGATAG
- the LOC118052415 gene encoding small ribosomal subunit protein uS12 has product MGKTRGMGAGRKLKSHRRRQRWADKSYKKSNLGNEWKKPFAGSSHAKGIVLEKIGIEAKQPNSAIRKCARVQLIKNGKKIAAFVPNDGCLNYIEENDEVLIAGFGRKGHAVGDIPGVRFKVVKVSGVSLLALFKEKKEKPRS; this is encoded by the exons ATGGG TAAGACTCGTGGAATGGGAGCTGGTCGCAAGCTGAAGTCCCACCGTAGAAGACAAAGGTGGGCTGACAAGTCATACAAGAAATCTAACCTTGGAAATGAGTGGAAGAAACCATTTGCTGGGTCTTCCCATGCTAAGGGAATTGTTCTTGAAAAGAT TGGCATTGAGGCTAAGCAGCCAAACTCTGCTATCCGAAAATGTGCACGTGTTCAGCTGATCAAGAATGGGAAGAAAATTGCTGCCTTTGTACCCAATGATGGTTGCTTAAACTACATCGAGGAAAAT GATGAGGTTTTGATTGCTGGATTTGGACGAAAGGGACATGCTGTGGGAGATATTCCTGGAGTCAGGTTCAAGGTGGTGAAGGTGTCAGGTGTATCCCTTCTTGCACTGTTtaaagagaagaaggaaaagcCAAGGTCTTAG
- the LOC118052397 gene encoding uncharacterized protein gives MGWKGNCCFYTFCLGPFDFAEVSESRKKVDVQSLDPQHLQNHADRVGHRETDASQSESEFNLRQSLAWDSAFFTSPGVLDPEELETLSIRVVDNGVDTAGGGDLRSVPSRSAGPEGKSAIDECSLRKSLTWDSAFLTSSGVLSAEELSFVNGGFRLSQGHTRPGIKEVWRSAESNSTRNADAYSLASLEIDLFDNMRVSMQKSNDASSAKETSSRKVRRENEMQRGKTSKTSDASSRLRPKQGPNKESKSFIKSPNIFCQKRNLSAAPNKRASSGANHVKLEDKGAQAASVRTKIVSKKTCIWDSCSIVRSSTPPVKSSSSAAPFGKEFGGSGCAPNFTVKSSPDSLRRTINSQVSASIS, from the exons ATGGGATGGAAAGGAAATTGTTGCTTCTATACCTTTTGCCTTGGTCCCTTTGATTTTGCAGAAGTTTCAGAGAGTAGAAAGAAAGTTGATGTTCAGAGCCTGGATCCTCAGCATCTTCAGAATCATGCTGATAGAGTTGGACATAGAGAGACGGATGCTTCACAGTCTGAATCCGAGTTTAACTTGCGCCAAAGTTTGGCATGGGACAGTGCCTTCTTCACCAGTCCAG GAGTTCTGGACCCTGAAGAGTTGGAGACGCTTAGTATTCGGGTTGTGGATAACGGAGTAGACACAGCTGGGGGTGGGGATCTGAGGTCTGTACCCTCTCGGTCTGCAGGACCAGAAGGGAAGAGTGCAATTGATGAGTGCAGTTTGCGCAAAAGTTTAACTTGGGATAGTGCCTTCCTTACAAGTTCAG GAGTTTTGAGTGCTGAGGAGCTGTCTTTTGTTAACGGAGGATTTCGACTATCACAAGGACATACACGTCCTGGGATTAAAGAAGTCTGGAGGTCTGCTGAATCAAACTCAACAAGAAATGCCGATGCTTACTCCCTTGCAAGCCTTGAGATTGATCTTTTTGACAATATGAGAGTGTCCATGCAGAAATCAAACGATGCATCATCCGCTAAGGAAACTTCTTCTAGAAAAGTtagaagagaaaatgaaatgcAAAGGGGTAAAA CTTCAAAAACATCGGATGCTTCCTCTCGATTAAGA CCAAAGCAGGGACCTAATAAAGAATCCAAATCGTTTATCAAGTCACCAAATATATTCTGCCAAAAACGCAATCTATCCGCAGCTCCCAACAAAAGGGCCTCTTCGGGTGCAAACCATGTTAAATTGGAAGACAAAGGTGCACAAGCTGCTTCTG TGAGAACCAAGATTGTGTCAAAGAAAACTTGTATCTGGGATTCATGCAGTATTGTCCGTAGTTCAACACCACCAGTGAAATCATCTTCTTCAGCTGCACCCTTTGGGAAAGAGTTTGGAGGATCTGGCTGTGCTCCAAATTTCACTGTTAAATCTTCTCCAGATTCTCTGAGGAGAACAATTAATTCCCAGGTCTCTGCTTCAATCTCTTAG